A genomic region of Camelus ferus isolate YT-003-E chromosome 35, BCGSAC_Cfer_1.0, whole genome shotgun sequence contains the following coding sequences:
- the LOC106730054 gene encoding LOW QUALITY PROTEIN: ubiquitin-conjugating enzyme E2 D3 (The sequence of the model RefSeq protein was modified relative to this genomic sequence to represent the inferred CDS: inserted 5 bases in 4 codons) — protein sequence MVLKRIKELSDLARDPPAQCSAGPVGDDXFHWQATILGPNDSPYQGXVFVLTIHFPTDYPFKPPKIAFTIRIXHPNINSNGSICLDILRSQWSPAFTISKVLLSICSLLCDPNPDDLLVPEIPRIYKXRDKYNRISQEWAQKYAM from the exons ATGGTGCTGAAACGGATTAAGGAACTTAGTGATTTGGCCCGTGACCCTCCAGCACAATGTTCTGCAGGTCCAGTTGGGGATGA GTTTCATTGGCAAGCCACAATTTTGGGACCTAATGACAGCCCATATCAAG ATGTATTCGTTTTGACAATTCATTTCCCTACAGACTACCCCTTCAAACCACCTAAGATTGCATTTACAATAAGAA TACATCCAAATATTAACAGTAATGGCAGTATTTGTCTTGATATTCTAAGATCACAGTGGTCTCCTGCTTTCACTATTTCTAAAGTTCTTTTATCCATTTGTTCACTGCTATGTGATCCAAACCCAGATGACCTCCTAGTGCCAGAGATTCCACGgatctata acagagataagtACAACAGAATATCTCAGGAATGGGCTCAGAAGTATGCCATGTGA